A region of Anopheles merus strain MAF chromosome 2R, AmerM5.1, whole genome shotgun sequence DNA encodes the following proteins:
- the LOC121600480 gene encoding uncharacterized protein LOC121600480 — MCDDYDNGACRDSEITKANVDALIRALEKEKQKNSFLESLLKDGCASSTKRRNDWIEEPSDNQLFEATPRGCSTFLDSGTQSTNEASMSASMSFATLQIAVCQPKDGKEEVDKTTFDRWRELFEAAMEFAGITSETLKMNAFKMKAGPSLLGILESTSTNDSAKDAKLFPYTNTMDRLDHYFNSHYYVFRQRQKLRTMNQIKGESDYQFVKRVIESGKLCNYKEEQLIETIVDVIQVHAINPKYVWQDGNSQKTRNNNRSTGKSSNMRNREI, encoded by the exons atgtgtgACGATTACGACAATGGCGCATGTCG CGACAGTGAAATAACAAAAGCGAACGTTGACGCTTTGATTCGGGCTTTGGAGAAAGAAAAGCAGAAGAACTCCTTTTTAGAATCACTGTTAAAGGATGGTTGCGCGAGTTCAACGAAACGACGAAATGACTGGATCGAGGAACCTTCCGACAACCAATTGTTCGAAGCTACTCCTCGTGGATGTTCTACATTTCTTGATTCTGGAACACAATCCACCAACGAGGCTTCCATGTCGGCGTCCATGTCTTTCGCCACATTGCAAATAGCCGTTTGCCAACCGAAAGACGGAAAAGAAGAAGTGGACAAGACGACATTCGATAGATGGAGAGAGTTATTTGAAGCGGCAATGGAGTTTGCGGGAATTACCAGTGAAACTCTAAAAATGAATGCCTTTAAAATGAAGGCAGGCCCTTCACTGTTGGGCATTCTAGAAAGTACGTCGACAAATGATTCAGCCAAGGATGCGAAACTATTTCCATACACTAACACAATGGATCGATTAGATCACTATTTTAATTCCCATTATTACGTGTTTCGTCAGCGTCAAAAATTACGCACGATGAACCAAATCAAAGGTGAATCGGACTACCAATTCGTAAAACGAGTGATCGAATCTGGGAAATTATGTAATTACAAGGAGGAACAATTAATCGAAACAATTGTCGACGTGATACAGGTGCATGCTATTAACCCAAAGTACGTATGGCAGGATGGAAATTCTCAAAAAACGCGGAACAATAACAGATCTACTGGAAAAAGTTCGAACATGCGAAATAGAGAAATTTAA